Part of the Nostoc sp. ATCC 53789 genome, TCCAGAACCAGGTAAGACAAAAACCCGATTGATACCTGCTTTAGGAAATCTTGGTGCTGCCAATCTTCAACGGGAAATGACAGAATATACAATATTTCAGGTTCAAGAATTGCAAAAAGCCATTGCTATATCTGTGGAAGTGCGATTTGCAGGTGGCGATTTGCAACTAATGCAAGACTGGCTGGGGTTAGATTTGGTTTACCAATCTCAAGGCGAAGGCGATCTAGGTTCACGGATGGCGCGATCGCTTTTCGATGCTTTTCAATCTGGTGCAGAAAAAGTAATTATCATCGGCACAGATTGTCCTGGAGTCAATGCCGAGATTCTAGCAACAGCTTTTGAAAAGTTACACACCTTTGACCTCATACTTGGCCCTGCGATCGATGGTGGATATTACTTAATTGGTTTGCGCCAAGCTATCCCGGAGTTATTCGTTAATATCGAGTGGGGAACTGCTCAAGTATTCCAGAAAACCGTAGACATTGCCCAAAAACTTCATTTATCATACGTGAATTTGTCGCCTTTAGCTGATGTTGACCGACCCGAGGATCTGCCGATTTGGGAACAAACCCTTGTGGGTGAGATGGAAGGATGAGGGAGATAAAGGAGATATAGTAATTTTTATATGGATGCACAACCCACTAGTGGCGCACAGATATGCGCCCCTACAAAATACTTATGTTGCAAGCGATTAAGAACTGAAAACAAGAGAAATAGGGTAATTAATGAGTCTTTTACTACGTTACGGTTTATACTTATACTCTAAAACACCAAGAATTTCCTGAAGACACTGTACATAACAAATGTTACTGTGGCCTAGTTGAAAACCAAGAGGCAGATAGCCTTTAACAATATTGAATCTGCTTTGTATTTCTACACAACAGTCACGGTCATGGGCACAATATTCAAGTAACTTGAAATATGAAAATCACTCGTATTCACCGCCAGTTTGAAAAACTATGGTTAACCGTTTTACTTCCGTGAGTACTGCCCTCACCGTTAAGGTAGTTGGAATAATCTGCATTTTGTCCTTTTTTGTAGACTTTTTGATTTTATTGTTACCCTTTCAACCGACTGATCGGGTATGGCAAATCAACTTGGCAACAGCGCTAGTTGATCGGGGGATTGTTCCTCTAGTGGGGCTGGGGCTGCTGTTTGCTGCCTATTGGATTGAAAACGCTGATGCAGGAAGCGATCGCCCCCAAGGGATCGATTTAAGATTTCCCGCCGTGATTCTCTCAAGTATTTTAGGGTTGAT contains:
- a CDS encoding TIGR04282 family arsenosugar biosynthesis glycosyltransferase, producing MLNLPANPKQHLIIFTRYPEPGKTKTRLIPALGNLGAANLQREMTEYTIFQVQELQKAIAISVEVRFAGGDLQLMQDWLGLDLVYQSQGEGDLGSRMARSLFDAFQSGAEKVIIIGTDCPGVNAEILATAFEKLHTFDLILGPAIDGGYYLIGLRQAIPELFVNIEWGTAQVFQKTVDIAQKLHLSYVNLSPLADVDRPEDLPIWEQTLVGEMEG